From a single Marmota flaviventris isolate mMarFla1 chromosome 5 unlocalized genomic scaffold, mMarFla1.hap1 SUPER_5_unloc_1, whole genome shotgun sequence genomic region:
- the LOC139703596 gene encoding olfactory receptor 2T29-like, giving the protein MDITTWMTNHTGWADFILVGLFRQSQHPALLCVVISLVFLMALSGNAVLIILIHSSAKLHTPMYFFISQLSLMDMMYISITVPKMLLDQVLGVSTISVPECGIQMFLYLTLVGSEFFLLAAMAYDRYMAICHPLRYPVLINHRVCLLLASGCWFLGSVDGFMLTPVTMTFPFCRSREIQHFFCEVPAVMKLSCSDTSLYETLMYLCCVLMLLIPVTVISGSYSCILLTIHRMNSAEGRRKALATCSSHMMVVTLFYGAAVYTYMLPSSYHTPQKDMVVSVFYTILTPVLNPLIYSFRNQDVTGALRKMLSVESFRKH; this is encoded by the coding sequence ATGGACATCACCACCTGGATGACCAACCACACAGGGTGGGCAGATTTCATCCTGGTGGGACTCTTCAGGCAATCTCAACACCCAGCTTTGCTTTGTGTGgtcatttctctggttttcctGATGGCCTTGTCTGGAAATGCTGTCCTGATCATCCTGATACACTCCAGTGCCAaactccacacccccatgtacttctttatCAGCCAGCTGTCCCTCATGGACATGATGTACATCTCCATCACTGTGCCCAAGATGCTCCTGGATCAGGTACTGGGTGTGAGTACCATCTCCGTCCCTGAATGTGGGATACAGATGTTCCTCTACTTGACACTAGTAGGTTCTGAGTTTTTCCTTCTGGcagccatggcctatgaccgctacaTGGCCATCTGCCATCCACTTCGCTATCCAGTCCTCATTAACCATAGAGTGTGTCTCCTCCTAGCAtctggctgctggttcctgggaTCAGTGGATGGCTTCATGCTGACTCCTGTCACCATGACCTTCCCATTCTGCAGATCCCGGGAGATCCagcacttcttctgtgaagtccctGCTGTGATGAAGCTCTCCTGCTCAGACACCTCGCTCTATGAGACGCTCATGTACCTGTGCTGTGTCCTCATGCTCCTCATCCCTGTGACAGTCATTTCAGGCTCCTATTCCTGCATCCTCCTCACCATCCACAGGATGAACtcagcagagggcaggaggaaggccctggccacctgctcctcacacaTGATGGTGGTCACACTCTTCTATGGTGCTGCCGTCTACACCTACATGCTCCCCAGCTCCTACCACACCCCTCAGAAGGACATGGTGGTGTCTGTGTTTTACACCATTCTCACCCCTGTGCTGAACCCCTTAATCTACAGTTTCAGGAACCAGGATGTCACTGGGGCTCTGAGGAAAATGTTGAGTGTTGAGTCTTTCAGGAAACACTAA